DNA sequence from the Methanolobus psychrophilus R15 genome:
AGTGCGGTTTATGCACATCCCATCGTACAGGCACCATCCTAGCAAATATAGATGTCACCAACAGGTGCAATATGTCATGTCCGGTCTGTTTTGCAAACGCCAGGACATCAGGAAGAATATATGAGCCAGACATTGAGCAGATATGCAATATGATGACCATGTTGAGGAACCAGCAGCCTGTACCTTGCTTTGCCATACAGTTCTCCGGAGGGGAGCCCACGGTACGTAAGGACCTCCCTGAGATTGTAAAAATGGCCAAAGATCTTGGTTTCGTGCAGATACAGGTAGCTACAAATGGAATCAAATTTGCCCAGAGCGTATCTTACGGGGAGAAGATGCGCCAGGCAGGACTGCATACCATATACCTGCAATTCGATGGAGTGACGCCGGAACCTTATATCAAAATGAGGGGGTTCAATGCCTTCCCGCTTAAACAAAAAGCTATAGAGAACGCACGCGCGGCAGGCATCCGCAGTATCACCCTTGTACCCACGCTCACAAAGGGAGTTAACGATCATCAGGTGGGAGATGTGATCAGGTATGCTGTGGTCAATAGGGATATTGTAAAGGGAGTGAACTTTCAGCCGATATCATTCACGGGACGTATCCGGCAGGAAGAAAGGGAAATGAGCAGGATCACCATTCCTGATCTTGCAAAACTCACTGAAGAGCAGACAGATGGGAAAATACCCCGTGATGCCTGGTATCCGGTGCCTTTTGTGGTACCCATATCAAGATTCCTTGCAAAGGCAAAACATAAACCCTTGCCTGAGATGACAGTGCATCCTCATTGCGGGGCAGCTACATACCTGTTTGTCGAGAACGGGGATATAGTCCCTATTACGGAATTTGTGGACGTGGAAGGGTTTATGGAGATGATAGATGAGGCATCCCTTGAGCTTAACCATGACAGCAGGAACCTGCTTGTGCTGGCGAAAGTGCTGCGCAGGGTTCCAGGTTTTATAGATAAGGACAAAGAACCTAAATCTGTTAATGTGACAAGGATGCTGCTTAATGTCCTGAGGGATGGCGGGGAGAGTGTGGTAAAACAATTCCACAGGGAGAGCCTTTTCCTTGGGGTCATGCACTTCCAGGACATGTACAACCTGGACCTTGAAAGGATACAGAGATGCGGGATACACTATGCAACCCCTGAAGGAAAGGTCATACCGTTCTGCACATATAATACGCTGCACCGGGAAAGAGTAGAAGCGAAATTCTCAAGGCCTTACGTACCTGAAGAAGAGGAGAACATCGAGAATGCTATCTCAGTGAATGCTGCTGAAAATAACCCTGGAGTGTTAAGATGACCGAAAGACAAATTGAAAGTGTGATTATTGAAATTCCAAAAGGAAGCCGAAATAAATATGAGTACGATAAAGAAAAAAAGATGATAAAATTCGACAGAATGCTTTTCTCTTCAATGGTCTATCCCTGCGATTATGGTTTTTTCCCTGAAACCCTGGCACTTGACGGTGATCCCCTGGATGTCCTGGTACTAACATGGGAACCTACATTTCCTGGATGTCTGATAGATGTGCATCCGATCGCATTGTTTGATATGGAAGATGATAAGGGAAGGGATGAAAAATTACTCTGTGTTCCTGAGAGTGACCCCCTCTGGAATCATATCGAGAGCATTGATCAGGTCCCGCCTCACCTTTTAAAGGAAATACCACACTTCTTTGAGACATATAAGCATTTAGAGCATAAGCACGTAAAGATCATTGGATGGGAAGGCCTGGAAGCTGCAGTGAGAGTACTTCAGGAAGCTAAAGATAGATATCGAAAGAATAAAGCACCGGAGATTTGACAGTTGACTGTCTGAACCACTTATCAGGGCTGAAGCTGGAATCCGGCCAGAATAAAAACGTAATTTTCCCGAGTAAAGCCTTTGTAGGGCCTGCAACTCAGTTCCAATAAAACTTAGTATTCAAATTCTGACACATTTCCAGCAATAATACTTTTCTAATAGTGCATAAAAGGAAGACAATGTATTCTCTTTGGGAATAAACTTATTAAACATAAGAACGAAGGATTATTGAGGTTAGGGGTCTATCATGAAGAAATATATTAATTATTCTATACTGGTAAGTGTACTGGTTTTAATGGCAATTGTCCTGTCGGTACCTGCCACGGCTCAAAATAATACTACGGGAAACCGTATATGGTCTGCAGATGAGAACCTGTCCCTGCAATATACATGGACAGCTCACAGTTATTCGGGATTCTATTTCGACCTTGATACGGGCGAAGGATCAGAAACACTGACAGTGGATCTCCAAAGCCCAACCGGCAGGACCATACCGGCTGGAGCACTGGAATATTCCACTACACCGATAAACACTGCTTTTGATCGTAGCGCCTGGGGTTCGTATCAGGTCGTCGGGTTCATGGCAGAACGATATTTTGCAGGTTATACCAATAATACGCAATTCACAGATGATGATGTAAGCCTGATATCCAACGGGCAGCTCACAAGGGTCCTTATTGATGAGAATGAAAGGAGATCTGTTTTTGCGGGCTCTGCCATCGTTCTAAATGAAGGTTACAGGCTCACCATTGAAGAAGTGGACCTTAATGGGGACAGTGTCTTGGTGAATCTGGCCAAAGACGGCCAAGTCGTTGATACGGCCATTGTTTCCGGAAACAATGACTATGTTTATGAGGCTGAACTCGGTTCAGAGGATGATGTTCCCCTGATAGCAGTTCATTTCAGTAATATATTCAGAGGAACAGAGACTAATGCTGTTTTCATAGAAGGGATTTTCCAGGTATCAGAGAACTATGTGGAAATAGAAACCGGAGACAGGTTTGGCAGGATGGAGGTCCAGTCCTTCAGTGAAAACGAGATCATCATGGATAACCCAAATTCCATACCGCTTACAAGAGGAAGCACCACAACTATCATGGGAAAACTGCAGTTTGTTGTTGCAGATGACGCTACTCTGAGATTCGGTCCGGTGGTTGATATATCCCAGCCCGGAACGTATGAGCTAAGAGGAACTGTTGTAGAGGGTGAGGCATTTACATGGACACCGCTCAATTTTGAAGGCTTCTACTATAATATTGATGAAGGTGTAGGCACGGAATCTCTGGAGATCACCAGCCTTAGTGGCAGGACCATTGGTTCAGGGGACCTTGTCTATCGGAGCGTTCCGCAGCAAGTGAGCTTTGAATATACACCCTGGGGAAGTTTCAATGTCATTGGATTCCTTGCAGAGAAATATTTTGCAGGTTACGTGGATAACAGTTTCACGGGCAATGAGAGCCTGCTTTCAGGCGGTCAGCTTTCCAAAGTCCTTGTAGACAGTGACAGCCGGGCTTCCCTGTTCACTGGTTCTTCGCTTGTACTTGAGGAAGGATACACACTGGTAGTCGAAGAGGTGGATCTTGATGGCTCAAGAGTGCTCGTGAGACTGGATAAGGACGGAAGCGAAGTGGATACAGGTATCATATCTTCCGGAGGCGACTATGTATATGAAGCAGATGTTGGCGACACTGACGATATACCGATAATAATCGTGCATTTCCGGGAGATATTCAGGGGTACTGAAACAAATGCCGTATTTGTCGAGGGCATATTCCAGATATCAGAGAATGTTATAGAGGTCGAATCGGGTGAAACTTTCGGAAGGATGGAAATTTCAAGCGTTTCCTCTGATGAGATCGTCATGACAAGCGACCGTTCCATCACGCTTTCAAGAGACAGCAGCATCTCAGTCATGGACAACATAAGGTTCATGGTTGCAGATTCCAACGCTGTGAGGTTCTACCCGTATGTAGAGGTCACAACAGCAGCTGATGCCGACCCCCTTGAGATCAACGTTCCAAGAGCGATCGCACAGAACAGGCCGGTGAACATAGAGGTCACTTCAAGAGGAGCGGCAGTAGAGAACGCTGTAGTGATGTTCGCAAATATAGAGGTCGGTAATACATCTGCCAACGGCACCATCTCATTCACTCCTACAACAGTGGGTACATTTACTGTCACAGCAGAGAGGCAGGGATTTGCCACGGGAAGCACTGAAGTCGAGGTCATATCCCCTGATGATGTCAGCAGAAGACTCGCAATCGGAGTATCGCCTTCGGAGGTAAATGTCGGAGATAACATTAACATATCAGTAACAACGCTGATAGATGGCAGGCCTGTAGGAGATGTGGAAGTGCTTTATGATGGCAGGCTGGTTGGAACTACCGGTACTGACGGCATGGTCAATCATACAGTAATGGATGCGGGTATACACAGAGTAAGCACTTCCTCGGACCAGTACCTTGAAGCTGAATTGAACATCGAGGTGCAGGGTCCGGAAGCAAGGTACTCTTATTCGAGCCTTACCATCGAGCCACTTCTTGCAGAAACAGGTGACGATGTGACCATTTTTGCTACTGTAAGGAATATCGGCACAGAAACAGGGGAGGAGGATGTGCAGCTTCTCATTAACGGGAACGTTGAGGCATCCGAACAGGTTATACTGGACCCTGATCAGGAAGAGACTGTGAATTTCACAGTGAGCATGGAAGAAGCAGGTACCTATGATGTAACTATAGGCACCCTGAATGGCACCTTTGAAGTGGAAGAGAGCCAAGGAATACCCGCTGCAGGTATTGTCATAGCCTTGATGGCAGTAATCGCTGTAGCACTGTGGGTGGCCAGAAAGCGCACTTAAAGCAGATAGCATTCAGTACCTGCTTTCCCGGCAGGTACTGATCTATTTTTTGGAGTTCATATTCACAGGCAACTCAGCGCTGCACACTCCGGAAATTAATGTGTGGTCTTAATGCCTAATGCAACTTCAATATTTTCCGGAAATCCACATCGAAATAATCCGTGGGATACTCAATATCCTTAATCTCATGGCAGCCTGGAATGATACAAAAGGGTCTTTTATTCCATAAATTGGCATTGTTTTGGTGTCCCAGACCATTATTAAAGCCCCCATTATTATAAGCACACACCCTTGCATGGTTTTAATGAATATCGGTTCATGCAGGAAAAGGGAGCCTAGTATTATACCGCTTACCGGTTCGAGTAATGCCAACACGCTTACTGTCTGCGCGGGGATCTTTGCAGCACTGTTAAGATAGAGCAGGGATGCAAATGCCGTCGTCACAATACCGAACATGATCAGGACAGGAAGGTTCAGCTCAAGGACCTCTACCGGTACCCTGCTGCCAAATGGCAGCAATATAAGCAAACTGATTAGCGCTGACCAGAAAAGCTGTGACATGCCTGAATAATCTGTTTTCAAATAGCTGACTGTCATTATGGTGCCACTGTAAGAAAGACCGGACATGAGCCCGAATAACACTCCCAGCAGAAGGTTAGTGCCGCCTCCAAAAAGTCCCCCCACAGGAGTTACCACTAACATGATACCAAGAAGTGACAGGGAAAGAGACATCAATCCGCGCATGGTTATCTTCTCCCGCAGGAAAAGAGGGGATAGAAGTGTTACATATACAGGGGCAGTGTAGAGCAGAAGGACAGCAGTGGAAAGCCCGACATAACCGATCGATCTGAAATATGAGTATGCGGTAATTACATTGAACACGCCTATAAGCAACATATACCGCTTCTTTTTGTCCAGCCGGAAAACATCGTATCTTCTTTTTACGAGCAGGTACACAACCAGTAATGAGAAACCGAACAGGAGCCTGTAAAATATAATGGAGCTTACTTCCATCCCATGGATGTGGTTCAAAAAGACACCGCTTGAACCGAAGATCGTACATGCAATGATCAGTTCAAGGTAGGAGTGGTGGCCGTTTTTAAGTTCCATATTGATGGTGCGATATAATGTAATATACATTTAAATAAGTACTGTAGAATAAAATATATAGATGCACAAATCGCTTCTATCGGCCATATTAAAGAGATTCTGACCGCAGATATCCATAGTTACACTTTGCGAAATATAATTTTAAGTGTATAATAAGATTTTTGACAATATATGTATTTTCCACTGGAAATAAGGGGGTACACGTATCAATGTTTACATAGCATACCATCAGAATAGAATGTTATTATATATTACAGAGACTAATAGGAAGATATATTATCAAGATATTATCGGAGTTGAATTAATGTATACTTCTCAAAACGGAGGTGCACCATTTAAGAACCAGAGAATGGCTGTGTTTGCTGATGTACAGAATATGTTCTATTCTGCCAGGAATAACTATTACGACAGCAGGCTGGACTATGATAAATTGCTGGCTGCTGTTCTCAAAGGCAGACCGCTTGTAAGGGCAATATCTTACCTTGTCGAGACCGAAGAGATCGATCAGTCCGGATTCAAGTACCTGCTAAAAAGCATAGGCTGGGAGGTCAGGACAAAGCAATTGAAGATACGTCCTGACGGTTCCACTAAAGGCGACTGGGATATGGGAATCGCAATAGATGCAATATCCATTTCCCATAAAATAGATACTGTGGCACTCGTGAGTGGAGATGGTGACTTTACGGCCCTTGTGAACCATCTGAAAGCTTCCGGTGTGCGCGTTGAAGTGTACTCCTTTGAGAGGAACACGGCTTCAGAGCTTATCAACTCTGCCACAGAATATTACCCGATCGATGAGAGTTTCCTGCGCAGAAAATAAGTATTTCCGGCCGGAAACGTATCACATCCCTGCTCAGGGAAGCAATTTCTGGCCTTACGAAAGGTATCCTTTTTTATAAAGATATTTCTCAAACTCTATCAGGAAGAACACTGTGCTGGACACAAGTATTATCATCAGCCAGTCTGCTGCCAGTATAGGTGCTGTGGAAAAAATAGAGTTAATGGTAGGCTCATAAGTAATTACCAGCTGCAGGAATAGCACGACAGCAATACCCAGCAGCATGAACTTATTTGACAGCAGGTCCCTGAATACATATTCATGCAGTGATTTGGAGTTGAACAGATAGAATATCTGGAAAAATACTATGGTGTTCAGAGCGACAGTACGTGCTGCATCCAGATTTTCCATGTTACTATCCAGTTTCATGAAAAAGGTCAGGTATGCGCCTGCAACGATCAAAAGCGAGACAAATATAACCCTTCTCTTGATCAGAGAGATAAGTATAGGCTCACTGGGAGGCCTTGGAGGCCTTTTCAGTATACCCCTTTCCTTTGGCTCCATGGTTATGGGAACACCAAGACCGATCGCTGTTACTGTGTTGAGCCACAGTATCTGCAACGGCACCAGAGGCAATGTAAGCCCCAGAAGTACTGCGAGTACTATGGAAAGACCTTGTCCTCCGTTTGTGGGCAGTGTCCATAGCAGTATCTTCTGTATCTTGCTGTAGACATCCCTGCCCTCCTCGATAGCCGATACTATAGAGGAGAAATTATCGTCAGCCAGTACCATATCGGAAGCTTCTTTTGCAACCTCAGTGCCTGTAAGTCCCATGGCGATTCCAATGTCGGCGGTTTTGAGAGCAGGAGCATCATTTATACCATCGCCGGTGACTGCGACCACCTCTCCCATCTCTTTGAGAAGCTTAACTATCCTTAGTTTATCCCCGGGAGAAGTCCGTGCGAACACAGAGACTGAACCTAAGCGCTGGCCCAGATGCTCATCGGACATTTCCTCTATATCTTTTCCGGAAAGGGCACCTTCTGTTTCGATGCCTATCTTAGTGGCAATGGCATAGGCTGTTCTCAGGTGATCCCCTGTGATCATTATAACTCTGATACCTGCTAGCTTGCAGCTCGCTACAGCTTCCATTACCCCGTCCCTGGGGGGATCCATCATCCCCTGCAGACCAACAAATACAAGGTCCCCGATATCCTCCGCTTCTATCCTTTCCACATCTGAAGGCACATCCTTATATGCCATACCCAGTACCCTCAGTGCATCCGAGGCCATCTGTTCAGCTGCCTGGGAGACTCCTTGCATGTCCACGGGACCGGTGCGCTGCCCGTCAAACTGTGAAACACACATACTCAGAATCTTTTCAGGGGAGCCTTTCACATAAATCACCTTTGAGCCGTCCTCTTTCTTATGCAATGTAGCCATGAATCTCTCTTCCGGCTCAAAAGGCACAATATCCTCCCGTGGTAGGTAGAACTTCCCGGCTTTCAGGCCGGATATGAGCAGCGCACCTTCAGTGGGGTCTCCGTCGATATTATCCACACCCCGGAAAGATGCATCATTGCACAAAG
Encoded proteins:
- a CDS encoding S-layer-related protein is translated as MKKYINYSILVSVLVLMAIVLSVPATAQNNTTGNRIWSADENLSLQYTWTAHSYSGFYFDLDTGEGSETLTVDLQSPTGRTIPAGALEYSTTPINTAFDRSAWGSYQVVGFMAERYFAGYTNNTQFTDDDVSLISNGQLTRVLIDENERRSVFAGSAIVLNEGYRLTIEEVDLNGDSVLVNLAKDGQVVDTAIVSGNNDYVYEAELGSEDDVPLIAVHFSNIFRGTETNAVFIEGIFQVSENYVEIETGDRFGRMEVQSFSENEIIMDNPNSIPLTRGSTTTIMGKLQFVVADDATLRFGPVVDISQPGTYELRGTVVEGEAFTWTPLNFEGFYYNIDEGVGTESLEITSLSGRTIGSGDLVYRSVPQQVSFEYTPWGSFNVIGFLAEKYFAGYVDNSFTGNESLLSGGQLSKVLVDSDSRASLFTGSSLVLEEGYTLVVEEVDLDGSRVLVRLDKDGSEVDTGIISSGGDYVYEADVGDTDDIPIIIVHFREIFRGTETNAVFVEGIFQISENVIEVESGETFGRMEISSVSSDEIVMTSDRSITLSRDSSISVMDNIRFMVADSNAVRFYPYVEVTTAADADPLEINVPRAIAQNRPVNIEVTSRGAAVENAVVMFANIEVGNTSANGTISFTPTTVGTFTVTAERQGFATGSTEVEVISPDDVSRRLAIGVSPSEVNVGDNINISVTTLIDGRPVGDVEVLYDGRLVGTTGTDGMVNHTVMDAGIHRVSTSSDQYLEAELNIEVQGPEARYSYSSLTIEPLLAETGDDVTIFATVRNIGTETGEEDVQLLINGNVEASEQVILDPDQEETVNFTVSMEEAGTYDVTIGTLNGTFEVEESQGIPAAGIVIALMAVIAVALWVARKRT
- a CDS encoding radical SAM domain-containing protein codes for the protein MWGLYLKEHTYSVCPLCGDLIDAAIFEEDGRMIMEKACVVHGGFREVYWSDAHMYKRFQKFARIGSGLLNPNINFNSDCPFQCGLCTSHRTGTILANIDVTNRCNMSCPVCFANARTSGRIYEPDIEQICNMMTMLRNQQPVPCFAIQFSGGEPTVRKDLPEIVKMAKDLGFVQIQVATNGIKFAQSVSYGEKMRQAGLHTIYLQFDGVTPEPYIKMRGFNAFPLKQKAIENARAAGIRSITLVPTLTKGVNDHQVGDVIRYAVVNRDIVKGVNFQPISFTGRIRQEEREMSRITIPDLAKLTEEQTDGKIPRDAWYPVPFVVPISRFLAKAKHKPLPEMTVHPHCGAATYLFVENGDIVPITEFVDVEGFMEMIDEASLELNHDSRNLLVLAKVLRRVPGFIDKDKEPKSVNVTRMLLNVLRDGGESVVKQFHRESLFLGVMHFQDMYNLDLERIQRCGIHYATPEGKVIPFCTYNTLHRERVEAKFSRPYVPEEEENIENAISVNAAENNPGVLR
- the ppa gene encoding inorganic pyrophosphatase, which translates into the protein MTERQIESVIIEIPKGSRNKYEYDKEKKMIKFDRMLFSSMVYPCDYGFFPETLALDGDPLDVLVLTWEPTFPGCLIDVHPIALFDMEDDKGRDEKLLCVPESDPLWNHIESIDQVPPHLLKEIPHFFETYKHLEHKHVKIIGWEGLEAAVRVLQEAKDRYRKNKAPEI
- a CDS encoding HAD superfamily ATPase; protein product: MAEEQWCSIPSEDAFMLFNSHPEGLSPEEAEIRLARDGYNEVSSKQEHGSVYRFFKQFASPLIYLLLIAAAITFFLELYVDAIVILLVVLANAIIGFIQEGKAQHALESLSKLLVPEARVLRGGMSNMLPSRELVVGDVILLEAGDRVPADLRLFYVKNLRADESILTGESVPVEKSTAAIDTGCTSFGDQKNVSFAGTLINQGQGRGIVVATGNATQIGRISEFIRESKEISTPLLRKLSRMSVVLSVVIVAIASLTFAIGLLRGYDTVEIFMASVSLAVAAIPEGLPAVITISMAMGVNRMAAKNTIIRTVPAVETLGSATVICTDKTGTLTKNQMTVTQVYAAGKLYDVTGTGYLPEGEFLLDGSRTDPANDNALMETLKAGALCNDASFRGVDNIDGDPTEGALLISGLKAGKFYLPREDIVPFEPEERFMATLHKKEDGSKVIYVKGSPEKILSMCVSQFDGQRTGPVDMQGVSQAAEQMASDALRVLGMAYKDVPSDVERIEAEDIGDLVFVGLQGMMDPPRDGVMEAVASCKLAGIRVIMITGDHLRTAYAIATKIGIETEGALSGKDIEEMSDEHLGQRLGSVSVFARTSPGDKLRIVKLLKEMGEVVAVTGDGINDAPALKTADIGIAMGLTGTEVAKEASDMVLADDNFSSIVSAIEEGRDVYSKIQKILLWTLPTNGGQGLSIVLAVLLGLTLPLVPLQILWLNTVTAIGLGVPITMEPKERGILKRPPRPPSEPILISLIKRRVIFVSLLIVAGAYLTFFMKLDSNMENLDAARTVALNTIVFFQIFYLFNSKSLHEYVFRDLLSNKFMLLGIAVVLFLQLVITYEPTINSIFSTAPILAADWLMIILVSSTVFFLIEFEKYLYKKGYLS